The following coding sequences are from one Leishmania donovani BPK282A1 complete genome, chromosome 3 window:
- a CDS encoding D-3-phosphoglycerate dehydrogenase-like protein, whose amino-acid sequence MPGLIDPPYHALLLEGVNPAAKELLEAKGCIVEYIPNALPPEALLEKIKDVHFLGIRSKTQVTQALLDAAPKLLAIGCFCIGTNQVDLNYANKRGVAVFNSPFANTRSVAELVIGEIISLSRKITQRSEEVHRGVWNKTHVGCYEVRGKTVGIVGYGHIGSQVGVLAEALGMNVIFYDVVPTLAIGNATKFTHINDLLTFSDFVTLHVPETDVTKGMIGEEQIQLMKKGSYLINASRGTVVDLEALAKALREGHLAGAAIDVYPEEPGSNKELHKTPLQGIPNVILTPHVGGSTCEAQEAIGVEVGMALAQFVTSGVTAGAVNFPHLVPPPVEKSNFRLTNVHANVPGALNEINKIAVDLGCNIGMQFLSTSKAIGYLIMDVDKDVATELRKRISALKYSIRTLIIR is encoded by the coding sequence ATGCCGGGCCTCATAGACCCACCCTACCATGCTCTCCTGCTGGAAGGTGTCAACCCAGCAGccaaggagctgctggaggcgaaGGGGTGCATTGTGGAATATATACCGAACGCTCTGCCGCCTGAAGCGCTGTTGGAGAAGATAAAGGATGTTCATTTTCTCGGCATTCGCAGCAAGACGCAGGTGACTCAGGCACTACTCGACGCAGCTCCCAAGCTTCTTGCGATCGGCTGCTTCTGCATCGGAACAAATCAAGTTGATTTAAACTACGCAAACAAGCGAGGCGTGGCGGTGTTTAACTCCCCGTTCGCAAACACCCGCAGTGTTGCAGAGCTTGTGATCGGGGAAATCATCTCGTTGTCGCGGAAGAtcacgcagcgcagcgaggaggtgcaTCGCGGTGTGTGGAACAAGACACATGTAGGCTGCTACGAGGTGCGGGGTAAAACTGTCGGTATTGTTGGGTACGGTCACATCGGTTCCCAGGTTGGTGTACTTGCGGAAGCTCTCGGTATGAACGTAATTTTTTACGATGTGGTGCCGACTCTCGCGATCGGCAACGCCACGAAGTTCACCCATATAAACGACTTGCTCACTTTCTCAGATTTCGTGACGCTTCATGTACCGGAGACGGATGTTACCAAAGGCATGATTGGCGAAGAGCAGATCCAGCTGATGAAGAAAGGCTCCTACCTAATCAACGCTAGTCGAGGAACGGTTGTCGATCTTGAGGCTTTAGCAAAGGCGTTGCGCGAAGGACAcctcgccggtgctgctATCGACGTTTACCCGGAGGAGCCTGGGTCGAACAAGGAGCTGCACAAAACACCTCTTCAAGGTATTCCCAATGTGATTTTGACCCCACACGTGGGTGGGTCGACATgcgaggcgcaggaggccaTTGGCGTGGAGGTGGGTATGGCGCTTGCTCAGTTTGTGACCAGCGGCGTTactgccggcgccgtcaaTTTCCCGCACCTTGTTCCGCCACCGGTGGAGAAGTCGAACTTCCGGCTCACCAACGTTCATGCGAATGTGCCTGGTGCATTGAACGAAATAAACAAGATTGCGGTGGATTTGGGCTGCAACATCGGTATGCAGTTTCTGTCAACTAGCAAAGCGATCGGCTACCTCATCATGGACGTTGACAAGGACGTTGCGACGGAGCTTCGGAAGCGTATTTCGGCGCTCAAGTACAGCATTCGCACGCTGATCATTCGTTAG
- a CDS encoding cytochrome c oxidase assembly protein, putative codes for MYCAPTGRGADPKFYTPDAARKRDEQNKSYPVPKKLLKVRFLSDVGNTMPIAFVPLQREVEVLVGEPALAFYSAYNRSNRTLLGVSSYTIAPPEVTNYLNKIQCFCFEEQRFKPHELVEMPVFFYIDRDFLNDPMVNWLDEVIVNYTFFNLEKTKDYIFRSNAR; via the coding sequence ATGTACTGCGCCCCCACCGGCCGTGGCGCGGATCCGAAGTTCTATACCCCTGACGCGGCCCGCAAGCGCGATGAGCAGAACAAGAGCTACCCGGTTCCCAAGAAGCTGCTGAAGGTCCGCTTCCTCAGTGACGTGGGCAACACGATGCCCATCGCCTTCGTCCCTCTGcagagggaggtggaggtgctcgTTGGCGAGCCGGCGCTGGCTTTCTACTCCGCGTACAACCGCAGTAATCGCACGCTGCTCGGCGTCTCATCCTACACGATCGCGCCACCGGAGGTGACGAACTACCTCAACAAGATCCAGTGCTTCTGCTTCGAAGAGCAGCGTTTCAAGCCGCATGAGTTAGTTGAGATGCCCGTATTCTTTTACATCGATCGCGACTTTCTGAATGATCCGATGGTGAACTGGCTCGATGAAGTGATCGTCAACTACACCTTCTTCAACCTCGAAAAGACGAAGGACTACATCTTCCGTTCCAACGCGCGGTAA
- a CDS encoding glycerol-3-phosphate acyl transferase, which translates to MASMSALKPKDRIGTSTRRSKFVFCEECHQNVPIEEWPDHRDRLRKVNLVEEVSRFHHTLARLMGEFLMWVLRSVYFREVTVVGRENIPRTGAVVFYGNHQNQFIDALMMHSHCGRPVRFLMAEKSFHRPVIGTLGRMFNSVPVVRPQDVPLVDGDGKLVRAEGKLIVGAGTHFSRLSKGDVLSWGVPGNSKCRAQVSRITSDEEVEVTVPIPVEHEVHTPTSFKYSVRIDHSEMYAQVYDTLQKNHCIGIFPEGGSHDHTSLLPLKAGVALFSLGAAERHISVKIVPVGLTYLYGHKFRSRAYIEFGEAFSPPDDLVKLFDTDKRKATGLFLEQLNAALRAVTINVPDYKTLSFLHSFRQLYQPPNCMLSGHDYLRLIRRLGNVIEEQRESAEFAEFREKVENYSDFCKALMIRDSQAATLKQLLNADNEALQIGLLLRRVFALYLMAVILVPFFVVGLPIGGIIKYLALKQTKRALSESSVKIVGADVTGSFKVLFAFAVVPGVFLLVTFIVFLYSDSRTALVILFSLPMAMYVSLLILQEAIMELRAALPLLMSLVSQHMQFKKLYERREDLARQARLIVHKYDPQLEEEIKVYGDSGDGNDDLNREPSLFSLRYNVRRRQATNS; encoded by the coding sequence ATGGCGTCCATGTCCGCACTCAAGCCAAAGGATCGCATCGGGACCTCCACTCGCCGAAGCAAGTTCGTGTTCTGCGAGGAGTGCCACCAGAACGTGCCGATCGAGGAGTGGCCTGACCACCGTGATCGTCTGCGGAAGGTGAACCTCGTGGAGGAAGTGAGCAGGTTCCACCACACGCTCGCGCGTCTCATGGGCGAGTTCCTCATGtgggtgctgcgcagcgtgtaCTTCCGTGAAGTGACGGTGGTGGGACGCGAAAACATCCCTCGCACCGGTGCCGTCGTCTTCTACGGCAACCATCAAAACCAGTTCATCGACGCGCTCATGATGCACTCGCACTGCGGCCGGCCTGTTCGCTTCCTCATGGCCGAGAAGTCCTTCCACAGACCTGTTATTGGGACCTTAGGTCGCATGTTTAACTCCGTCCCGGTTGTGCGGCCGCAGGATGTGCCGCTAGTGGATGGCGACGGAAAGCTGGTGAGGGCCGAGGGGAAGCTCATTGTCGGCGCCGGAACACACTTCTCGCGACTCTCCAAGGGTGATGTTCTCAGCTGGGGAGTCCCCGGAAACTCCAAGTGCCGTGCGCAGGTGAGCCGCATCACCTCCGACGAGGAAGTGGAGGTGACGGTGCCGATCCCGGTGGAGCACGAGGTACACACACCCACCAGCTTCAAGTACTCGGTGCGCATCGACCACTCTGAAATGTACGCCCAGGTGTACGACACGCTGCAGAAGAATCACTGCATCGGTATCTTCCCCGAGGGCGGCTCGCACGACCACACATCACTCCTGCCGCTGAAAGCCGGCGTGGCTCTTTTCAGCCTGggcgcggcggagcggcacaTCAGCGTGAAGATCGTGCCTGTGGGCTTAACGTACCTCTACGGGCACAAGTTCCGCAGCCGAGCATACATTGAGTTTGGCGAGGCCTTCTCGCCCCCGGACGACCTTGTAAAGCTTTTCGACACAGACAAGCGCAAGGCGACAGGGCTGTTTCTCGAGCAGCTGAACGCAGCCCTGCGGGCTGTGACAATCAACGTGCCGGACTACAAAACGCTGAGCTTCCTGCACTCCTTTCGGCAGCTTTATCAGCCGCCGAACTGCATGCTGTCCGGGCACGACTACCTGCGACTCATCCGTCGGCTAGGCAACGTCATCGAGGAGCAACGCGAGAGCGCCGAATTCGCGGAGTTTCGTGAGAAGGTAGAGAACTACTCGGACTTCTGCAAGGCGCTGATGATCCGCGACAGCCAGGCAGCAACGCTGAAGCAGCTCCTTAACGCCGAcaacgaggcgctgcagattgggctgctgctgcgtcgcgtgTTCGCCTTGTACTTGATGGCGGTCATCCTCGTCCCCTTCTTCGTTGTAGGCCTGCCGATCGGTGGCATTATCAAGTACCTGGCCCTCAAGCAAACAAAACGCGCGCTTTCGGAGAGCTCCGTCAAGATCGTGGGGGCGGACGTCACTGGGTCCTTCAAGGTGCTCTTTGCCTTTGCGGTGGTGCCGGGGGTGTTCCTGTTGGTGACGTTCATCGTCTTCCTCTACTCGGACAGCCGCACGGCGCTGGTGATCCTCTTCTCGCTTCCCATGGCCATGTACGTCTCGTTGCTCATTCTTCAAGAGGCCATCATGGAGCTGCGAGCCGCGCTCCCGCTGCTCATGTCGCTGGTCTCGCAGCACATGCAGTTCAAGAAGCTTTACGAGCGCCGCGAGGACCTCGCCAGGCAAGCACGGCTCATCGTCCACAAGTACGACCcacagctggaggaggagattAAGGTGTATGGCGACtccggcgacggcaacgacgacCTGAACCGCGAGCCATCGCTATTCTCTCTTCGCTACAATGTCCGACGCCGGCAGGCCACGAACTCTtga
- a CDS encoding 2-aminoethylphosphonate:pyruvateaminotransferas e-like protein, with translation MLPTQKPILFTPGPLMTSDTVKEAMLTDYASRDIRFVQAVKFIREELVSISGLDPQKWACILQQGSGSMGIEAAISTIFPPTGGKFFLINSGKYSEKQAYVVKRLQFPMVMLKMGEGEELKMSALESIIRANPDITTVGLVHHETSTGMLYPAERIAEVVRRELPKAKIIIDGISAFGGIPCNYEKACDVLVAAPNKCLHSVPGISIILARRLLIEAAKGCARSATLDLSMQLMSFDKSGQFAVTPPVHVVMALQQALVEYKRDGGLSGRQKAYQAKAQLVREAVKAMGFSLFLDESKPSCADIVVCVNMPTDPRWSFKKFYTYLNERGLIIYPGKASHAETFRFGIIGHTSLANCDRLMKCAKEALQTMGIDHLQTKSSI, from the coding sequence ATGCTGCCCACTCAGAAGCCGATTCTCTTCACCCCGGGTCCATTGATGACCTCGGATACGGTGAAAGAGGCCATGCTAACTGACTACGCCAGCCGGGATATTCGCTTCGTACAAGCAGTGAAGTTCATCCGCGAGGAGCTTGTTTCCATTTCTGGATTAGACCCCCAAAAGTGGGCGTGCATCCTGCAGCAGGGTTCGGGATCAATGGGCATCGAGGCAGCCATCTCCACTATTTTCCCGCCCACGGGCGGGAAGTTCTTCCTCATCAACTCTGGCAAGTACTCAGAGAAGCAGGCGTATGTGGTGAAGAGGCTGCAGTTCCCGATGGTGATGCTGAAGATGGGTGAAGGCGAGGAGCTAAAGATGAGTGCTCTGGAATCTATCATCCGCGCCAACCCTGACATCACAACTGTGGGCCTCGTCCACCACGAGACTAGCACCGGAATGCTCTATCCAGCCGAGCGAATAGCAGAGGTGGTTCGCCGCGAGTTGCCCAAGGCCAAGATTATCATTGACGGCATCAGTGCCTTTGGCGGTATCCCGTGCAACTACGAAAAGGCTTGCGACGTGCTCGTTGCCGCGCCGAACAAATGCTTGCACAGCGTACCTGGAATCTCCATCATCCTGGCCCGCCGCTTGCTCATCGAGGCCGCGAAGGGGTGCGCGCGGAGTGCGACACTTGACCTTAGCATGCAGCTGATGTCGTTCGACAAGAGTGGTCAGTTCGCCGTCACACCGCCGGTCCACGttgtgatggcgctgcagcaggcacTTGTGGAGTACAAACGCGACGGCGGCTTATCAGGGAGGCAAAAGGCGTACCAGGCGAAGGCACAGCTTGTCCGCGAAGCCGTGAAAGCGATGGGCTTCTCGCTTTTCTTGGACGAAAGCAAGCCGAGCTGCGCCGACATTGTGGTGTGCGTGAACATGCCAACGGATCCACGCTGGAGCTTCAAGAAGTTTTACACTTACCTCAACGAGCGCGGTCTCATCATCTACCCTGGCAAGGCGTCGCATGCCGAGACGTTCCGCTTCGGCATAATTGGACACACTTCACTTGCCAATTGCGATCGCCTCATGAAGTGCGCCAAGGAAGCGCTCCAAACCATGGGCATTGACCACCTTCAGACAAAGAGCAGCATTTAG
- a CDS encoding acetyltransferase, putative, with translation MSVPYEEQTFPPLKGLHIRPMNDSRLCERIKVLDDYCFPVKYTESYYNDYVRNSFHEFNQLAFYHDILVGSITCRLEKTATDGEYVLYIMTIGVLEAYRHLRIGSRLLQTVLSAVHNDTRNRIVAVTLHVQVGSPALKFYRQFNFEEVQLVENYYTDLDECNAILLRRVVPQPHFEHHKKFK, from the coding sequence ATGTCGGTGCCGTACGAGGAGCAGACGTTCCCCCCGCTGAAGGGCCTGCACATCCGTCCCATGAACGACTCGCGCCTGTGCGAACGTATCAAGGTGCTGGACGACTACTGCTTTCCTGTGAAGTACACAGAGAGCTACTACAACGACTACGTCCGCAACAGCTTTCACGAGTTCAACCAGCTCGCCTTCTACCACGACATCCTTGTCGGCTCCATCACGTGCCGCCTAGAGAAAACGGCCACGGACGGCGAGTACGTCCTCTACATTATGACCATTGGAGTTCTGGAGGCGTACCGTCATCTGCGCATCGGCTCCCGACTGCTGCAGACGGTTTTGTCGGCCGTGCACAACGACACCCGCAACCGCATCGTGGCGGTCACGCTGCATGTCCAGGTCGGATCGCCAGCACTGAAGTTCTACCGCCAGTTCAATTttgaggaggtgcagctggtGGAGAACTACTACACCGACCTCGACGAGTGCAACGCCattctgctgcgccgcgtcgtgccgcagccgcacttTGAGCATCACAAGAAATTCAAGTAA
- a CDS encoding DNA primase large subunit, putative, which produces MQAITASTPSQQYSAGAGIEKPLGATTSADWMTMYEQRPHGNSTLFELEAMVAKRMEFLAWVDQQINSPQAKSFDSVLDAIIARLPEERRSSVATDASRGKMVLLGYDETAAGGCSDRRSSSRGSTGSAAGSSQAAGIVFAPEEDVTSHLLCRFAFCMSEHWRDWLVRTERVLLTARIKMEMAKRPFTFLVDLMKRNGLPCAPLTDKQLADPMLQEYLEYRRVKAESARESEGRAENYYAVPLSLATRLIKKRYVLCRAGQTILFRDQVQEVFLTVFCARLNRGLHNAYLARVKQQALEEETTKSTVMAMLDAFLQQFISDPVDTLQEGVAGSVKAGDVQRLAQAHFPPCMRAIDWHLRREGHLKHHGRFMYGLFLKSIGLSLEDSLELFATLMKVKGGGSVEAFAKTAYGYNVRHNYGMEGKKMSYSSASCATILGLPPVVDQHDCHGCPFRFRDEGALRTMLGKETQNPKGCNYPSVRPTPGDIEDIVSDSKAQHYTRACYKYFMATHPGARRDTLFRSPYEYYSVSLEFETPSDSTESARPSAVPGKRTSVVLNEDVLRLRTSP; this is translated from the coding sequence ATGCAagccatcaccgcctctacgccgtcgcagcagtaTAGCGCCGGGGCAGGAATAGAAAAGCCGCTCGGGGCCACGACATCCGCGGACTGGATGACCATGTACGAGCAGAGGCCACATGGAAACAGTACCCTTTTCGAGCTGGAGGCAATGGTCGCCAAGCGCATGGAGTTTCTCGCGTGGGTCGACCAGCAGATCAACTCGCCTCAGGCAAAGAGCTTTGATTCGGTGCTCGACGCGATCATCGCGCGTCTGCCGGAAGAACGGCGCTCGAGCGTGGCGACAGATGCGTCGCGAGGGAAAATGGTTTTGCTAGGTTATGACGAGACGGCCGCCGGTGGCTGCTCGGATAGGCGATCCTCCTCACGTGGCTCTACTGGAAGCGCCGCTGGTTCCAGCCAAGCCGCTGGCATTGTGTTCGCGCCGGAGGAGGATGTCACATCGCACCTGCTTtgccgcttcgccttctgCATGAGTGAGCACTGGCGGGACTGGTTGGTACGGACggagcgggtgctgctgacgGCCCGCATCAAGATGGAGATGGCGAAGAGACCCTTCACGTTTCTGGTCGATTTGATGAAGCGCAACGGACTTCCAtgcgcgccgctgacggATAAGCAGCTGGCTGACCCGATGCTGCAGGAATACCTCGAGTACCGCCGCGTGAAGGCGGAAAGCGCGCGCGAGTCGGAGGGGCGGGCGGAGAACTACTAcgccgtccctctctccctcgccaccCGCCTGATCAAGAAGCGGTACGTGCTGTGCCGTGCTGGTCAGACCATTCTCTTCCGTGACCAGGTGCAAGAGGTCTTCCTGACGGTTTTCTGTGCCCGCCTGAATCGCGGCCTGCACAATGCCTACCTTGCTCGTGTcaagcagcaggcgctcgAGGAAGAGACCACAAAGTCCACCGTGATGGCGATGCTCGACGCCTTCCTGCAGCAGTTCATCTCCGACCCGGTGGACACCTTGCAGGAGGGCGTCGCTGGCAGTGTGAAGGCCGGAGATGTGCAGCGattggcgcaggcgcactTTCCGCCTTGCATGCGCGCCATCGACtggcatctgcgccgcgAGGGGCACCTGAAGCACCACGGTCGCTTCATGTACGGACTGTTCCTCAAATCCATCGGTCTTTCTCTTGAGGACTCACTGGAGCTGTTCGCCACGCTAATGAAAGTCAAGGGCGGCGGTTCTGTCGAGGCCTTCGCGAAGACGGCGTACGGGTACAACGTGCGACACAACTACGGCATGGAGGGCAAGAAGATGAGCtacagctccgcctcctgcgcgacGATCCTTGGCctgccgccggtggtggACCAGCATGACTGCCACGGCTGCCCATTTCGTTTCCGCGACGAGGGAGCACTGCGGACGATGCTTGGGAAGGAAACCCAAAACCCGAAGGGGTGCAACTATCCCAGCGTGCGACCCACCCCAGGCGACATCGAGGACATCGTCTCCGACAGCAAGGCACAGCAttacacgcgcgcatgctATAAGTACTTCATGGCCACCCACCCCGGCGCCCGCCGCGACACCCTCTTTCGGTCTCCATACGAATACTACAGCGTTAGCCTCGAGTTCGAGACGCCGAGCGACAGCACAGAGTCAGCGCGGCCCTCTGCAGTCCCCGGCAAGCGAACGTCTGTGGTGCTCAACGAAGACGTCCTGCGCCTCCGTACGTCTCCGTAG